A portion of the Glycine max cultivar Williams 82 chromosome 10, Glycine_max_v4.0, whole genome shotgun sequence genome contains these proteins:
- the LOC100810196 gene encoding sulfate transporter 3.1, with product MGSVDYEYPLGMNNVERVHQVEVPPPQPFFKSLKYSLKETFFPDDPLRQFKNKPASKKFMLGLQYFFPIFEWAPRYTFQFFKADLIAGITIASLAIPQGISYAKLANLPPILGLYSSFIPPLIYAMMGSSRDLAVGTVAVGSLLMGSMLSNAVDPNEDPKLYLHLAFTATLFAGVFQAALGLFRLGLIVDFLSHATIVGFMGGAATVVCLQQLKSILGLVHFTHGADIISVMRSVFTQTHEWRWESAVLGFVFIFFLLSTRYFSKKRPRFFWVSAMAPLTSVILGSLLVYFTHAEKHGVEVIGELKKGLNPPSLTNLVFVTPYMTTAVKTGIVVGIISLAEGIAVGRSFAMYKNYNIDGNKEMIAIGTMNVVGSFTSCYLTTGPFSRSAVNYNAGCKTAASNIIMSIAVMLTLLFLTPLFHYTPLVVLSAIIVSAMLGLIDYEAAIHLFKVDKFDFVVCMSAYVGVVFGSVEIGLVIAIAISVLRVLLFIARPRTFVLGNIPNSVIYRNVEHYPNAKHVPGMLILEIDAPIYFANASYLRERITRWIDEEEERIKATGETSLQYVIIDMSAVGNIDTSGISMLEEVKKITERRELQLVLVNPVSEVMKKLNKSKFQNHLGEKWIYLTVEEAVGACNFNLRPSKTNPKKDESEGWNNV from the exons ATGGGGAGTGTAGATTATGAGTACCCTTTAGGCATGAACAACGTTGAGAGAGTGCACCAAGTGGAGGTTCCACCACCTCAACCGTTTTTCAAGTCTCTTAAGTACTCTTTGAAGGAGACTTTCTTCCCAGATGACCCTTTGAGGCAGTTCAAGAACAAGCCAGCTTCCAAGAAGTTCATGCTTGGCCTTCAGTACTTCTTCCCCATCTTCGAATGGGCACCCAGATACACCTTTCAGTTCTTCAAAGCTGACCTCATAGCTGGCATCACCATAGCTAGCTTGGCCATTCCTCAGGGCATCAGTTATGCCAAGCTCGCCAACCTCCCTCCAATTCTTGGACTAT ATTCGAGCTTTATACCACCATTGATTTATGCGATGATGGGTAGCTCGAGGGATTTGGCAGTGGGGACTGTGGCAGTTGGATCGcttctgatgggttcgatgttGAGTAATGCGGTTGATCCCAATGAAGACCCAAAGCTTTACCTCCACCTTGCTTTCACAGCTACATTATTTGCTGGTGTTTTTCAGGCTGCCTTGGGTCTGTTTAG GTTGGGGTTAATCGTGGATTTTCTTTCACATGCAACCATAGTAGGGTTCATGGGAGGAGCAGCCACGGTGGTGTGTCTGCAGCAACTAAAATCGATTCTTGGCCTTGTGCATTTCACCCATGGAGCTGATATCATATCAGTGATGCGCTCTGTTTTCACCCAAACTCATGAg TGGAGGTGGGAAAGCGCTGTGTTAGGATTTgtcttcattttcttcctccTAAGCACAAGATACTTC AGCAAAAAACGACCAAGGTTTTTTTGGGTGTCGGCAATGGCGCCATTGACATCTGTTATACTGGGAAGTCTCTTGGTTTATTTCACTCACGCCGAGAAGCACGGTGTTGAAGTG ATAGGAGAATTGAAGAAGGGTTTGAATCCACCATCACTGACAAATCTGGTATTTGTGACGCCTTACATGACCACAGCTGTCAAAACAGGCATTGTCGTTGGCATTATATCGCTTGCG GAAGGAATAGCAGTGGGAAGAAGCTTTGCAATGTATAAAAATTACAACATTGATGGCAACAAAGAGATGATAGCTATTGGGACCATGAACGTAGTTGGTTCTTTCACCTCTTGCTACCTCACAACTG GACCATTTTCGCGTTCAGCTGTGAACTATAACGCTGGATGCAAGACAGCAGCATCCAACATCATAATGTCAATTGCAGTAATGTTGACATTGTTATTCCTAACACCATTGTTCCATTACACTCCCCTGGTGGTGCTATCAGCCATTATTGTATCTGCAATGCTTGGCCTCATAGATTATGAAGCAGCCATCCATCTATTTAAGGTCGACAAATTTGACTTTGTCGTGTGCATGAGTGCATACGTTGGCGTGGTCTTTGGCAGTGTTGAAATTGGCTTAGTCATAGCT ATTGCGATATCTGTACTTCGGGTACTTCTATTTATTGCAAGGCCAAGGACATTTGTTTTGGGAAACATTCCAAATTCTGTGATATACAGAAATGTTGAGCACTATCCAAATGCAAAACATGTTCCTGGAATGCTAATTCTAGAGATTGATGCACCAATTTACTTTGCCAATGCAAGCTATTTAAGAGAAAG GATCACAAGATGGATTGatgaagaggaagaaagaatCAAAGCTACAGGGGAGACTAGTTTGCAGTATGTTATAATTGATATGAGTG CTGTTGGAAACATTGATACAAGTGGAATAAGTATGCTTGAAGAGGTCAAGAAGATTACAGAGAGAAGAGAGCTACAA CTTGTTTTGGTCAATCCTGTAAGCGAGGTGATGAAGAAACTGAACAAATCGAAGTTCCAAAATCATTTAGGGGAGAAATGGATCTATCTTACTGTTGAAGAGGCCGTTGGAGCATGCAACTTCAATCTACGTCCAAGCAAAACGAATCCCAAGAAAGATGAATCAGAGGGTTGGAACAATGTTTGA